A genomic region of bacterium contains the following coding sequences:
- the groL gene encoding chaperonin GroEL (60 kDa chaperone family; promotes refolding of misfolded polypeptides especially under stressful conditions; forms two stacked rings of heptamers to form a barrel-shaped 14mer; ends can be capped by GroES; misfolded proteins enter the barrel where they are refolded when GroES binds): MSKMLLFDEESRRALQRGVDKLADAVRVTLGPKGRNVVLDKKFGAPTITNDGVTIAKEIELEDPFENMGAQLVKEVATKTHDVAGDGTTSGTVLAQAMIRVGLKNVTSGSNPMFIKRGIEAAVEVAVAELKKISIPVKGKEEIASVSTISANNDQVIGNLIAEAMEKVGRDGVITVEEAKGMDTTLEVVEGMQFDRGYISPYFVTNSERMETVLENAMLLIYDKKVSSMKDLLPLLEKVVQLSKPLLIIAEDIEGEALATLVVNKLRGTLNVCGVKAPGFGDRRKAMLEDIAILTGGQVISEELGHKLENIDVNMLGQAKRVTLDKENTTIVEGNGKKKDLDARVAQIRKQIDDTDSDYDKEKLQERLAKLVGGVAIINVGAATEVEMKEKKLRVEDSLAATRAAVEEGIVPGGGVALLRTLGAIQGVALEGDAQVGVEIVRRAVEEPIRQIARNAGMEDSVVVNHVMTQDLKVGLNAATGEYEDLMKAGVVDPAKVVRSALQNAASIAALLLTTECLVTDKPEKKEAAGMPGGGGMPPGMGGMGGMDGMY, encoded by the coding sequence ATGTCAAAAATGTTATTGTTTGATGAAGAAAGTCGCCGCGCATTGCAGCGTGGTGTTGATAAGCTGGCGGATGCAGTCCGTGTGACCCTGGGTCCTAAGGGGCGCAATGTTGTTTTGGATAAAAAATTTGGCGCACCGACCATTACCAATGATGGTGTTACCATTGCCAAGGAGATCGAGCTGGAGGATCCCTTTGAAAACATGGGTGCGCAGTTGGTCAAGGAAGTTGCCACCAAAACGCATGATGTGGCCGGTGACGGCACCACCAGCGGAACAGTACTGGCGCAGGCCATGATCCGCGTCGGGTTGAAGAATGTTACCTCAGGTTCCAATCCTATGTTTATTAAACGCGGGATTGAAGCGGCGGTGGAAGTAGCGGTTGCCGAACTGAAAAAAATCTCCATTCCGGTAAAAGGGAAAGAGGAGATCGCCAGTGTTTCCACCATTTCGGCCAACAATGACCAGGTGATCGGTAATTTGATCGCTGAAGCCATGGAAAAAGTGGGGCGTGACGGCGTGATCACGGTGGAAGAGGCCAAAGGCATGGACACGACGCTGGAAGTCGTAGAAGGGATGCAGTTTGACCGCGGTTACATTTCACCTTACTTTGTTACCAACTCAGAGCGGATGGAGACCGTGCTGGAAAACGCCATGCTCCTCATCTATGACAAGAAAGTAAGCTCGATGAAAGATCTGCTGCCCTTGCTGGAAAAAGTTGTTCAGTTAAGCAAGCCCTTGTTGATCATTGCAGAGGATATTGAGGGGGAAGCCCTTGCCACGTTGGTGGTAAATAAATTGCGCGGGACACTCAATGTCTGCGGTGTAAAAGCACCGGGATTTGGCGACCGCCGCAAGGCCATGCTGGAAGATATCGCGATTTTGACCGGCGGCCAGGTGATTTCTGAAGAATTGGGTCACAAGTTGGAAAATATTGATGTGAACATGCTCGGTCAGGCCAAGCGCGTTACCCTGGACAAGGAAAACACCACCATTGTTGAAGGGAATGGCAAGAAGAAAGACTTGGATGCGCGGGTTGCTCAGATCCGGAAACAGATTGATGATACGGATTCAGACTATGATAAGGAAAAACTTCAGGAGCGTCTGGCCAAGCTGGTCGGCGGTGTTGCTATTATTAATGTAGGGGCAGCGACTGAGGTGGAGATGAAGGAGAAAAAACTTCGCGTAGAAGATTCTCTGGCCGCGACTCGTGCCGCAGTTGAAGAAGGCATTGTTCCCGGCGGAGGCGTGGCATTGCTGCGTACCCTGGGAGCCATTCAAGGTGTAGCCCTGGAGGGCGATGCACAGGTGGGTGTGGAAATTGTCCGGCGTGCAGTTGAAGAACCAATCCGCCAGATTGCCCGCAATGCCGGCATGGAAGATTCTGTGGTGGTTAATCATGTGATGACACAGGACCTCAAAGTCGGTCTCAATGCTGCAACCGGTGAGTACGAGGATTTGATGAAGGCCGGTGTGGTTGATCCGGCCAAAGTAGTTCGGTCGGCATTGCAGAATGCCGCTTCAATTGCCGCACTGCTGCTTACCACAGAGTGTTTGGTGACAGACAAACCGGAGAAAAAAGAAGCAGCCGGGATGCCGGGCGGCGGCGGCATGCCTCCGGGCATGGGCGGCATGGGCGGTATGGACGGGATGTACTAG
- a CDS encoding co-chaperone GroES: protein MKFKPLGDRVLVKPNEEKEEKRGGIIIPDTAKEKPLVGEVIAVGPGKTDDKGQKVAMNVKTGDKVLYGKYAGNEVKLDDAEYMIMNEDDIYGILEG from the coding sequence ATGAAATTCAAACCACTGGGTGACCGTGTCCTTGTGAAGCCGAATGAAGAAAAAGAGGAGAAGCGTGGGGGGATCATTATTCCTGATACAGCCAAGGAAAAACCTTTGGTCGGAGAGGTCATCGCTGTTGGACCGGGTAAGACGGATGACAAGGGCCAGAAAGTTGCGATGAATGTTAAAACCGGGGACAAAGTCCTGTATGGCAAGTATGCCGGCAATGAAGTAAAGCTGGATGATGCAGAGTATATGATTATGAACGAGGATGATATTTACGGAATTTTGGAAGGCTGA
- a CDS encoding alpha/beta fold hydrolase — translation MTSSEYLGGESVLLERGPQAVLFLHGFTSTTQALRPMGGILADAGFTVSMPLLPGHGTTPEDMAAHSHADWRKASFAAYDQLAEKYKNPAIIGFSMGGALGIQIAANRPVPVFVALAPALFLDDWRTFFLPILKYIMPWKKSIGNDVKGTRYQEKSYPRFHLKNVEDMLYLGKMAQKDLPSLKMPVLGIQSEIDHTISPRCLDYFIEHVGSEIKEMHRLKNSFHVLTLDNEFEQVAQWIVDFLKTHMPA, via the coding sequence ATGACGTCATCCGAATATCTCGGCGGTGAATCTGTTTTACTGGAACGCGGCCCTCAGGCGGTCTTGTTTCTTCATGGATTTACCAGCACCACGCAGGCACTGCGGCCGATGGGCGGAATTTTGGCAGATGCGGGTTTTACGGTTTCGATGCCGCTTTTGCCCGGGCACGGCACCACGCCGGAGGATATGGCCGCGCATTCTCATGCAGATTGGCGTAAGGCCTCATTTGCCGCCTATGATCAGTTGGCTGAAAAATATAAAAATCCTGCAATTATCGGTTTTTCCATGGGCGGTGCATTGGGTATCCAGATAGCGGCCAACCGGCCGGTACCTGTCTTTGTCGCTTTGGCACCGGCTTTGTTTCTGGATGATTGGCGTACGTTTTTTTTACCAATTCTTAAATATATCATGCCCTGGAAAAAGTCCATTGGGAATGATGTGAAAGGGACGCGGTATCAGGAAAAAAGTTACCCGCGTTTTCATCTGAAAAATGTAGAAGATATGTTGTACTTGGGAAAAATGGCACAAAAAGATCTGCCAAGCTTAAAAATGCCGGTGTTGGGTATTCAGTCGGAAATTGATCATACCATTTCGCCCCGGTGTTTGGATTATTTTATCGAGCATGTTGGTTCGGAAATCAAGGAGATGCACCGTCTGAAAAATTCCTTTCACGTATTGACATTGGACAATGAATTTGAGCAAGTTGCCCAGTGGATTGTTGATTTTTTAAAGACGCATATGCCTGCCTAA
- a CDS encoding AAA family ATPase, whose product MWYRRVKVWLMNYWVRMLIITAVILLLVFTVIGLASLESFYLNLTLATLPLQLLMAALNAVIFVYLYMTVFRGGFSQMKKQKVKSSYVNITFADIIGLEQAKREAWEVVQLISDRAKLKAIGGKILRGVVMVGPPGCGKTMLAKAIATEAKVPFLSVAGSEFTEVFVGVGASRVRKLFKQARQLAYAEGTCIVFIDEIEVIGRGRTFTKFGGGEETNSTQNQLLVEMDGLGSKRENVIVIGATNASEDVLDQALMRPGRFDRKLYIDKPNLVEREELFKFYMSKIQHDPDLDIGRLARKSVGKSPAEIENVIKESALIAMRRGGDQVEYADMTKAIERIELGIEHRKTMTPHEREMVAYHESGHLVTLYLLHPTDDVFKASIISRGGALGVVHHSPREELYTMDRNTLMANIKVSLAGYVSEKLRFGVTSTGVSSDFQHAMGMAHSMVWRVGMGSNGFLGDFAILPEAQISESLKERLNAETEKIMKECYDDTVRVLKKNWKIVDHFVRELLEREELDYDEIDAIFDQYGLKHSVKEFLETTAVTVADKSGSKGGGKSAAKTAAAKKAKTGKQKN is encoded by the coding sequence ATGTGGTACCGTAGAGTTAAAGTATGGTTGATGAATTACTGGGTGCGGATGTTGATCATCACAGCGGTCATCCTTTTGCTGGTTTTTACCGTGATCGGACTGGCGTCGTTGGAATCGTTTTATTTGAATTTGACTCTGGCCACCCTGCCGCTTCAGCTTTTAATGGCAGCACTTAATGCGGTGATTTTTGTATATCTGTATATGACCGTATTCCGCGGCGGTTTTTCCCAGATGAAAAAACAGAAAGTCAAATCATCCTATGTAAATATTACATTTGCCGATATTATCGGGTTGGAGCAGGCCAAACGGGAAGCCTGGGAAGTTGTACAGCTCATCTCGGACCGGGCAAAACTCAAAGCCATTGGCGGCAAAATTCTGCGCGGCGTGGTGATGGTCGGTCCGCCGGGCTGCGGCAAGACCATGCTGGCCAAGGCAATCGCAACTGAGGCCAAGGTGCCGTTTCTGTCTGTGGCAGGTTCCGAATTTACCGAGGTGTTTGTGGGTGTGGGTGCATCGCGTGTACGGAAACTTTTTAAACAGGCGCGCCAGCTGGCCTATGCGGAAGGAACGTGTATTGTTTTTATCGATGAAATTGAGGTAATTGGGCGCGGCAGAACTTTTACAAAATTTGGCGGCGGCGAGGAGACCAACAGTACGCAGAACCAACTCTTAGTGGAGATGGACGGCTTGGGATCCAAGCGCGAGAACGTTATTGTGATTGGCGCGACCAATGCAAGTGAAGATGTGCTGGATCAGGCGCTTATGCGTCCCGGTCGTTTTGATCGCAAGCTCTATATTGATAAACCCAATTTGGTTGAGCGCGAAGAATTATTTAAATTTTATATGTCCAAGATCCAGCATGATCCGGATTTGGACATAGGCCGTCTGGCCCGTAAATCCGTGGGCAAGAGTCCGGCGGAAATTGAAAATGTTATTAAGGAATCCGCCCTGATCGCCATGCGCCGCGGAGGTGACCAAGTTGAGTATGCGGATATGACCAAGGCGATTGAACGGATTGAACTTGGGATTGAACACCGCAAAACCATGACTCCGCATGAGCGGGAGATGGTGGCTTATCACGAGTCCGGGCATCTGGTAACCCTGTATTTGCTGCATCCCACAGATGATGTGTTCAAGGCCTCAATTATATCCCGTGGCGGCGCTCTGGGTGTGGTGCATCATTCGCCGCGCGAAGAGCTGTATACCATGGATCGGAATACCCTCATGGCAAATATTAAGGTTTCTTTGGCAGGGTATGTATCGGAGAAACTCCGCTTTGGTGTTACGTCTACCGGTGTTTCCAGCGATTTCCAGCATGCCATGGGCATGGCGCATAGTATGGTCTGGCGGGTGGGTATGGGCAGCAATGGCTTTTTGGGTGACTTTGCCATTTTGCCTGAGGCACAGATTTCTGAGTCACTCAAGGAACGGCTGAATGCAGAGACTGAGAAAATTATGAAGGAATGTTATGATGATACGGTTCGGGTACTTAAGAAAAATTGGAAGATTGTAGATCACTTTGTTAGAGAATTGTTAGAGCGCGAAGAACTGGATTACGACGAAATTGATGCAATTTTTGATCAGTATGGACTGAAACATTCTGTCAAAGAATTTTTGGAAACCACGGCAGTTACAGTTGCGGATAAATCAGGTTCCAAGGGTGGCGGAAAGAGTGCTGCAAAGACCGCGGCCGCTAAAAAGGCGAAAACCGGGAAACAAAAAAATTGA
- a CDS encoding stage V sporulation protein S — MLTLKVAGKSNPATVAGAIANNIREGKDIEVVAMGPQSVNQAVKAITISRSYLTDDKIELTFRPEFMHLELDGERKSAIKIVVLTHKVEG, encoded by the coding sequence ATGCTCACTCTCAAAGTTGCCGGGAAAAGCAACCCTGCCACTGTAGCTGGTGCGATTGCTAATAATATCCGCGAAGGCAAGGATATTGAAGTTGTTGCGATGGGTCCTCAAAGTGTGAATCAGGCAGTAAAAGCGATTACCATTTCCCGGTCTTACCTTACGGATGATAAAATTGAATTGACCTTTCGTCCGGAATTCATGCATCTCGAATTGGACGGGGAACGGAAAAGCGCGATCAAGATTGTTGTCCTGACCCATAAGGTTGAAGGATAA
- a CDS encoding DUF4065 domain-containing protein → MGEFDKKIGKHVKLLRESQEMSQQALANLLKVVRPTISQMENGTRAVSIKELKKISQIFGVSVESLMDISKEPQVILEMTKEEKETKPGIRINVPQKNLKKFKQILLYILGKVGSKPNIGESVIYKLLYFMDFDYYERFEEQLIGATYIKNHHGPTPREFKVIVDNMIKNNEIEKVKSQYFDYPQTKYLPLKEPDLSVLSANEKEVIDDVLARLSDKNARQMEDYSHADVPWMTSEEGKNIEYESVFYRTAPYSVRRSDENIQ, encoded by the coding sequence GTGGGCGAATTTGATAAAAAAATAGGCAAACATGTCAAATTGTTGAGGGAATCTCAGGAAATGAGTCAGCAGGCATTGGCGAACTTACTGAAAGTGGTGCGTCCCACGATTTCTCAAATGGAAAACGGCACCAGAGCTGTCTCAATAAAAGAGTTGAAGAAAATTTCCCAAATATTCGGGGTCTCGGTGGAGAGCCTTATGGATATTTCCAAAGAGCCGCAGGTGATTTTGGAAATGACTAAAGAAGAAAAAGAGACCAAACCCGGTATTCGCATAAACGTGCCGCAGAAGAATCTGAAAAAATTCAAGCAGATTTTATTGTATATACTGGGCAAAGTGGGATCAAAACCCAATATCGGGGAAAGCGTTATCTATAAACTCCTGTATTTTATGGACTTCGATTATTATGAAAGGTTTGAGGAACAGCTTATCGGGGCCACGTATATTAAGAATCATCACGGCCCTACACCGCGGGAATTTAAAGTGATTGTGGATAACATGATCAAGAATAATGAAATCGAGAAAGTGAAAAGCCAATACTTTGACTATCCGCAAACAAAATATTTGCCGCTAAAGGAACCGGATTTAAGTGTTCTTTCAGCGAATGAAAAGGAAGTAATTGACGATGTTTTGGCCCGGCTGTCGGATAAGAATGCCAGGCAAATGGAAGATTATTCACATGCTGATGTTCCCTGGATGACCTCCGAGGAGGGTAAAAATATTGAATATGAATCCGTGTTTTACCGGACAGCACCCTATTCAGTGAGACGAAGCGATGAAAATATTCAGTGA
- the rsmI gene encoding 16S rRNA (cytidine(1402)-2'-O)-methyltransferase — translation MAKTPNSQLFHPSGQDERAGTLYLIGTPIGNLEDMTLRGLRLLKEADLILAEDTRHTRKLLSYYDIHTPLTSYYKETEKRKAPEILARLRSGKTIALVSDAGMPGISDPGAYLVQTAREHGVRTEILPGPSAVLTALVGAGFPNDCFSFFGFLDAKTGPRCRFLETLRQRSETLVFFLSPHKLDKILKDILDILGDRPAVLCREMTKIHEDYISGTISQLIENAAQITRGEYTLVIDGNHDPEESVVSESIQEQLDRLQADGLTLNQAIARVARQKNLPRPEVYALAHAIHKK, via the coding sequence ATGGCAAAAACGCCGAATTCGCAATTGTTTCATCCGTCCGGTCAGGATGAACGCGCGGGAACACTCTATCTCATCGGTACCCCGATTGGTAATCTGGAAGACATGACGTTGCGCGGTTTGCGCCTGCTCAAAGAGGCGGATCTGATACTTGCCGAGGATACCCGCCATACCCGCAAGCTTTTATCCTACTATGATATTCATACCCCGCTGACGAGTTATTATAAGGAAACCGAAAAGAGAAAAGCGCCGGAAATTCTTGCCCGCCTGCGTTCAGGTAAAACCATCGCGCTGGTTTCCGATGCGGGCATGCCGGGGATCTCCGATCCGGGCGCTTATTTGGTACAGACGGCCCGCGAACATGGTGTGCGGACCGAGATTTTACCCGGTCCGTCCGCAGTGTTAACTGCGCTGGTAGGTGCCGGGTTTCCAAATGATTGCTTCTCATTTTTTGGATTTTTAGATGCCAAGACCGGACCGCGATGCCGTTTTTTGGAGACCCTCAGGCAGCGCAGTGAAACTCTGGTTTTTTTTCTCTCGCCGCATAAATTAGACAAAATTTTAAAGGATATTCTTGATATTTTGGGAGACCGGCCGGCGGTGTTATGCCGCGAGATGACGAAGATCCATGAAGACTATATCAGCGGCACGATTTCGCAACTGATTGAAAATGCAGCCCAAATCACCCGGGGTGAATATACTTTGGTGATTGACGGCAATCATGATCCTGAGGAGTCCGTGGTCTCAGAATCCATTCAGGAACAATTGGATCGTTTGCAGGCAGACGGATTGACCCTGAACCAGGCCATTGCGCGTGTCGCCCGGCAGAAAAACCTTCCCCGGCCGGAAGTCTATGCACTGGCCCATGCGATTCATAAGAAATAG
- the nadE gene encoding NAD(+) synthase, protein MLEEGQSERKPNTPSGEKKPAGATKRRRRPYREWRKKPLVPKDGNTGLTAKQPSKAPRPMSAPEKARSVPHPRPAMENTASPPRSNPVPEKAASAPRPVQRDEKKPVQRKSYHNRGGTANRRPKQRTDRFQDFSAFEGIVEMDFSNLFFQEHAQAIKSFTGEVPVGLRNLKFPGVDTKVARERIVAFIKEQFEHSGKQSVCLGISGGLDSAVTAALVMAALGREKVRFVHFIETEKSAATRARADLISRGLKNQLAMHDLRPRLQNSFTNGSGLVGEKKKKIARVRMLALYELADANNALVIGSMNKTKRLLGYGTRFGDLAYDINPLEDVYLSQLIELARVLNVPKVIQEQSLLVEAPYRTSRSAELVWKEVDYYLYQIADVRISLAHLRKIGMDENKLLWIYHCMQNAVRAGRLAPRVDLTDATIPRSGGL, encoded by the coding sequence ATGCTCGAAGAGGGACAGTCAGAAAGAAAACCGAACACGCCGTCTGGAGAGAAAAAACCAGCCGGAGCGACCAAACGCAGACGCCGTCCTTATCGTGAATGGCGAAAAAAACCATTGGTTCCAAAAGATGGGAACACGGGGTTGACGGCGAAGCAACCGTCGAAAGCGCCCCGCCCGATGTCTGCACCGGAGAAAGCAAGGAGTGTTCCGCATCCAAGACCTGCGATGGAGAACACGGCAAGTCCGCCGCGTTCAAACCCCGTTCCGGAGAAAGCAGCGAGCGCACCGCGTCCGGTACAGAGGGATGAAAAAAAACCAGTGCAGCGAAAGAGCTATCATAATCGCGGCGGAACCGCCAATCGCCGGCCCAAACAGCGTACGGATAGATTTCAGGATTTTTCAGCGTTTGAAGGCATTGTGGAAATGGATTTTTCGAATCTTTTTTTTCAGGAACATGCCCAAGCGATCAAAAGCTTTACCGGAGAGGTTCCGGTGGGTTTGCGGAATCTAAAATTTCCGGGGGTTGATACCAAGGTTGCCCGTGAGCGGATTGTAGCATTCATTAAAGAACAATTTGAACATTCCGGCAAACAAAGCGTATGTTTGGGCATTTCCGGCGGATTGGACTCGGCAGTCACCGCTGCGTTGGTGATGGCTGCGCTGGGAAGAGAAAAAGTCCGGTTTGTTCATTTTATTGAAACCGAAAAAAGCGCAGCCACACGCGCCCGGGCTGATTTGATCAGCCGTGGTTTGAAAAACCAGTTGGCAATGCACGATCTGCGGCCGCGGCTGCAAAATAGTTTTACCAATGGATCCGGGCTGGTCGGAGAAAAGAAGAAGAAAATTGCGCGTGTTCGGATGCTGGCATTGTACGAATTGGCGGATGCCAATAATGCTTTGGTCATTGGCAGTATGAATAAAACCAAGCGGTTGTTGGGGTATGGCACCCGCTTTGGTGATTTGGCGTATGATATCAATCCATTGGAAGATGTCTATCTAAGTCAGCTTATTGAACTGGCGCGTGTCTTGAATGTTCCCAAAGTTATTCAGGAGCAATCATTATTGGTGGAAGCGCCTTATCGAACCTCCCGGTCTGCAGAGTTGGTCTGGAAGGAAGTGGATTATTATCTTTATCAGATTGCTGATGTGCGTATTTCACTCGCGCATCTAAGGAAAATCGGGATGGATGAAAATAAACTTCTCTGGATTTATCACTGCATGCAAAATGCTGTTCGGGCGGGTCGTCTCGCACCCCGGGTGGACTTAACGGACGCGACGATCCCGCGCTCCGGTGGGCTCTAA
- a CDS encoding tetratricopeptide repeat protein, with amino-acid sequence MNTFFKKIQIILLPGFVMLLLAGCASLGGHVKNAGELESAGKIDEAIAAYYRALEQEPKHVDVSMRLSRVLEKKGLADEAVRVLEQAQSAHLEHTGIAGELADTYFRRGEKYRAEGKISDAFESWQKTLKLRPGHMEANAQLAKLYSDQGEDDKAAAQYQKMTRQRPRDFEAHRSLGLVYYKQGNYAEAILQFQQVLRLNPRDARVYNNLGSVYLKVGRLDDAIAAFEQAVSLDPGLSVAHNNWGTAFFKQGRYQRARQEWELSLKLDQKNETARRNLDSLAALGY; translated from the coding sequence ATGAACACTTTTTTTAAGAAAATACAAATAATACTTCTTCCCGGTTTTGTCATGCTGCTGCTGGCGGGATGTGCTTCTCTGGGCGGACATGTAAAAAACGCCGGTGAATTGGAGTCTGCCGGAAAAATTGATGAAGCCATTGCCGCCTATTACCGGGCTTTGGAACAGGAACCGAAGCATGTGGATGTCAGCATGCGGTTGTCCAGGGTTCTGGAAAAAAAAGGATTGGCGGATGAGGCTGTACGCGTCCTGGAACAGGCACAGTCTGCACATTTAGAGCATACCGGCATTGCCGGAGAATTGGCAGACACTTATTTTCGGCGCGGTGAAAAATACCGGGCTGAGGGAAAAATCAGCGATGCATTTGAATCCTGGCAAAAAACGCTTAAACTACGACCCGGGCACATGGAAGCCAATGCGCAACTGGCAAAACTTTATTCAGATCAGGGCGAAGATGACAAAGCAGCTGCGCAATACCAGAAAATGACCCGGCAACGTCCGCGTGATTTTGAGGCCCATCGTTCTTTGGGGCTGGTTTATTACAAGCAAGGAAACTATGCGGAAGCGATCCTGCAGTTTCAGCAGGTTTTGCGCCTCAACCCCCGGGATGCGCGGGTGTATAATAATCTCGGTAGTGTTTATCTCAAGGTTGGACGTTTGGATGATGCCATTGCGGCGTTTGAACAGGCAGTGAGTCTTGATCCCGGTCTTTCCGTGGCGCATAACAATTGGGGGACCGCTTTTTTTAAACAGGGACGTTACCAACGGGCCCGGCAAGAATGGGAGTTGTCCCTGAAGCTTGATCAAAAAAATGAAACCGCGCGTCGAAATTTGGATTCGCTGGCAGCTTTAGGCTATTAG
- the dusB gene encoding tRNA dihydrouridine synthase DusB: MDIGNLKIKGQAVLAPLAGVGNLPFRRLCRGYGAALVYSEMLSCHGIMRNQPNTLKMLATEAEEHPLAFQLFGADPDIMAEASVKLAQAGADMVDLNFGCPVPKVVRHRGGSALLKEPALLQSIVVACVKKCPVPVTVKIRIGWDQSAINAIEIAQRVEAAGAAAIAVHARTRAQRFEGRADWRHIQDVVNVVTIPVIGNGDILSGPDAKAMLDQTGCAAVMVGRGAMGRPWVFQNINQYLQTGETLLEPGWNERVGIIRGHYQQLKALKGGHTARLEMRKHTAWYLKGLRGASVYRRQVNTCETEAAFLAVLDSMAAGPLS; the protein is encoded by the coding sequence ATGGATATAGGCAATTTGAAAATAAAGGGGCAGGCAGTCCTGGCGCCATTGGCCGGTGTGGGAAATCTTCCTTTTCGGAGATTGTGCCGTGGTTATGGCGCGGCACTGGTTTACTCGGAAATGCTCAGCTGTCACGGCATTATGCGCAACCAGCCCAATACCCTGAAAATGCTGGCAACAGAGGCAGAAGAGCATCCCTTGGCATTTCAACTATTTGGTGCAGATCCCGATATCATGGCCGAAGCCTCTGTTAAGTTAGCGCAAGCCGGAGCAGATATGGTGGATCTTAATTTCGGCTGTCCGGTGCCCAAAGTGGTCCGTCATCGCGGCGGCTCTGCACTTCTCAAAGAACCGGCATTGCTTCAGTCCATTGTGGTCGCATGTGTCAAAAAATGTCCGGTACCTGTTACTGTCAAAATTCGAATAGGATGGGATCAGTCCGCCATCAACGCGATTGAGATTGCACAGCGGGTTGAAGCTGCGGGGGCAGCGGCTATTGCGGTGCACGCGCGGACCCGTGCGCAACGGTTTGAGGGGCGGGCCGATTGGCGGCATATTCAAGATGTGGTCAATGTCGTGACCATTCCGGTGATAGGCAATGGTGATATACTAAGCGGCCCGGATGCCAAGGCCATGCTTGATCAGACCGGCTGTGCCGCCGTGATGGTGGGGCGCGGTGCCATGGGACGTCCCTGGGTTTTTCAGAACATCAATCAATATCTTCAAACCGGCGAGACGCTTTTGGAACCAGGCTGGAATGAGCGTGTGGGGATTATTCGTGGACATTATCAACAATTGAAGGCGCTCAAAGGCGGGCACACGGCGCGCCTGGAAATGCGCAAGCATACAGCTTGGTATCTGAAAGGATTGCGGGGTGCGTCGGTTTACCGGCGACAGGTGAATACCTGTGAGACAGAGGCGGCATTTTTAGCTGTGCTGGACAGCATGGCGGCAGGGCCGCTTTCTTGA
- a CDS encoding type II toxin-antitoxin system PemK/MazF family toxin, with product MVITQYDIYLICLDPAMGHEIKKTRPCVVISPDEMNRYISTVIIAPMTTQSKKYPTRVGLTFQNKKGWVVLDQIRTVDKRRLVKKIGKLSAKTRLQIKAVINEMLVD from the coding sequence GTGGTGATCACTCAATATGATATTTATCTTATTTGTCTGGATCCTGCAATGGGTCATGAGATCAAGAAAACCAGACCCTGTGTTGTCATTTCTCCTGATGAAATGAATCGGTATATTTCAACTGTTATTATTGCGCCAATGACCACACAATCAAAGAAATATCCCACCAGAGTTGGTCTGACATTTCAGAATAAAAAAGGATGGGTTGTTCTTGATCAAATCCGGACCGTTGACAAACGCCGATTGGTTAAAAAGATTGGAAAGCTAAGTGCCAAAACCCGTCTGCAAATTAAAGCGGTGATCAATGAAATGTTGGTAGACTAA
- a CDS encoding AbrB/MazE/SpoVT family DNA-binding domain-containing protein — MRIDIIQIGNSRGVRLPKAILRQCHIGEQVDAEITSDRIVLKPVKKDIRKDWDAKFLAMNNNKQDTLLIDDYLDLDKGDWKW; from the coding sequence ATGCGGATTGATATTATACAAATTGGAAATTCCAGAGGTGTTCGATTGCCAAAAGCTATTTTGCGGCAATGTCATATCGGCGAGCAAGTTGATGCCGAAATAACCAGTGACCGTATCGTTTTAAAACCAGTCAAAAAAGATATTCGGAAAGACTGGGATGCAAAGTTTTTGGCAATGAACAATAATAAACAAGATACCCTGCTTATTGATGATTATCTTGATCTGGATAAAGGTGACTGGAAGTGGTGA